The Lysobacter oculi genomic sequence CCGTGTCACGACCCGTTAACCGCCGGGAAGACACCCTTTCCGCAACCACAGGAGTTCACCCGTGACCCGCAACCGACTTTCCCTTCGTACCCTCATGCTGGCCATCGCGCTGGCCACCGGAACCGCCATGACCGCCGCCTGCGCCCAGACCTCCACCCCCGTCGCCCCGATGGTGTCCAGCGACGGCACCCTGCTCTCGGTCAGCGCCGAGGCCAGCAGCAAGCGCGTGCCCGACGTCGCCACCATCTCCACCGGCGTGGTCACGCGCGGCGCTGACAGCAATGCCGCGATGCGCCAGAACGCCGACCAGATGGCCAAGGTGATGGCGGCGCTCAAGGGCGCGGGCATCGCCGAGCGCGACATCCAGACCAGCGGCATCAACCTCAACCCGCAGTACCACTACCAGCAGAACGAGGCGCCGAAGATCACCGGCTACGAGGCGCGCAACACGGTGAGCGTCAAGGTCCGCGACCTGGGCAAGCTCGGCAAAATCATGGACACGCTGGTCGCGCAGGGCGCTAACGAGTTGAACGGCCCGAGTTTCGAGGTCGACAAGCCCGACGAGGCCTATGACGAAGCGCGCCGCGCCGCGCTGGAGAAGGCCCAGGCGCGCGCCGAGATGTACGCCAAGACCCTGGGCCTGAAGGTGCGCCGGATCGTCAGCATCGACGAAGGCAGCGGCGGCTTCCGCCCGCCGGTGATGTACGGCGGGATGCGCGCGATGGCCGCCGACGCGAAGATGGAAACGCAGGTCGCGCCGGGCGAAAGCAATCTCTCGGTCACCCTCAACATCGTCTTCGAACTGGGGCGCTGAGATGGCCGAGCCGCGCAAGCCTACGCCGGGCTATCCCGAGAAGAACCCGGGCGACAAGGGCGAGGCGCAGAAGCCGGACCCGAAGAAGCCACGCAACCCCGACGAGGGCGGGATGCGCCGCGATCCGGAACCGGAAACGCCGGCCGGCTGAAACCACTGTCCGCACAGATGCAGGGGCTCCGAAAGGGGCTCCTGTTTTTTGCGCGTTTCCCGACGCATATCACAACCCCGTTGGCCGCGACCGCGCGTTGTCCTGAGTGCCCATTCCGGCCCGGAGACGACCATGGTGAAGACGCTTCCAATCGCCCACGCGCACGCCGATGACGCGGCGCGCCTCGACCCCGCCCGCATCGGCGGCCTGAGCAGCGCCATCGCGCTGCACCTGATCGCGCTCGGCCTACTGATGATGCCGGCGCAGGTGCCGATGGACATGACGCCCGAGGAAAGCCGCACCCGCTACGAGCCGGTCATCCGCACGCCGCCTCCGCCGCCCCCGCCGCCGATCGAGGTGGACGTGGTGAAGAAGCCTTCGATCACACCGAAGCCGCATCCCGCCCTCACCCCGCCGCGCGAAACCGTGCGCGTGCCGGTTGCCGCGTCATCCAGCACGACATCGGTGACGGTGGACGAAGCGCCGGTCATCGTCGATCACGGCGAGAGCCTGCCGCCGCTCGGCAACGAAGGCGGCGTGGTCGATGGCGGCGAACCGATGGCCGGCGTCGCGCTGCAGTACCTGCGCAACCCGGCACCCGCCTATCCGCGCGATGCGCTGCGCGACGGGCTGGAGGGCACGGTGCTGCTGCGCGTGCTGGTGGACGAGGCCGGCCGCCCGGTCGAGGTGAGCATCGTGACCGGCAGCGGCCATCGCCTGCTGGACCGCGCCGCGCGGGAACAGGTGCTGCGGCATTGGACCTTCGTGCCGGCGCAGCGCAACGGCCGGCCGGTACGCGCCATCGGCACGGTGCCGGTGGTGTTCCGCATCGACCGTTGAGGTGGGGAGGTGGCGATGCCGGCGCGTGGACCGCCCGGCATCGTCATCGACAAACGCACGCTGTCAGGCGCGGTGGTAGGGATGGTTGGCGAGCATCGAGACCGCGCGGTAGAGCTGCTCGGCCAGCACCAGCCGCACCAGCATGTGCGGCAGCGTGAGCGGCCCGAGTGACCAGGTTTCGTCGGCCCGCGCGATGACGTCGGGCGCGTGGCCTTCCGGCCCGCCGATCAGGAAACAGAGGTCACGCCCCTGCCCGCGCCAGTGTTCGAGGCGCGTGGCCAGCTGCTCGGAACTCCACGGTTTGCCGCGCCCGTCCAGCGCGACGACCCAGCTGCCCTTCGGCAGCGCGGCCATCACCCGTTCGCCTTCGTCCTGCATGGCGCGGGCGGCATCGCGGCCCTTGCCACGGATGCCGGGCGCGACTTCCACCAGTTCCAGCGGCAGGCCGTGCGAAAGACGCTTCTGGTATTCGCTGAAACCTTCCGCCACCCATCCCGGCGCACGTTCGCCGACCGCGATGAGCCGGGCTTTCATGCCGCGCGGATCAGACCGTGTCTTCGGCGCCGGTCTCGAACCCCGGCGGTTCGTCGCCGACGGTCCACAGGCGTTCCAGCGCGTAGAACTCGCGCACGCGCGGCAGCATGACGTGGACCACGACATCGCCCAGGTCGACCAGCACCCATTCGGCTTCCTGTTCGCCTTCGACGCCGAGCGGCTGGTAATCAAGCTGCTTGGCGAACTTCACCACCTCGTCGGCGATGGATTTCACATGCCGGGTCGAGGTGCCGGAAACCACCACCATGTAGTCGCAGACGCTGCTCTTGCCGCGCACGTCCAGTTCCACCGCGTCCTGCGCTTTCAGGTTCTCGACCGCGTCGCGCACGGTCTTCAGCAGCACGTCCACCGGCGGCGGCGGGGTCGGGGCGGTGGTCTTGATGACTTGGGCCTGGTTGGTCAAGCGGCGGCTCTCATGGGGCGGGAATGGGGCGATTCTACCGCGCGGGGGTGAAACGACGGTCAGCGCGCGCCGTACAGCCGGTGGCCTTCGATGTAAGCGGCGACGCCCGGCGCCACCCAGTCCCGCCACGGCTGGCCTTGGGCGATGCGCCGCCGCAGCTCGCTGGAGGATTCGGGGCGCAGCGGCAGTTTCAGCCGCAGCAGCCGGCCCGCCGGATGCTCATGCAGCGCGGCGGCCTGGCTGCGCCAGCGCGGGGCGGCGAAATCACGGAGCTCGTCCGGCAGGGTCTGTGGGTCGATGACGCTGCCCGGCCGCTCGGCGATGACGATGTGCGCGAAGTTGGTGAGTTCGCGCCAGCACCGCCACGTCGGCAGTCCGAGGAAGCTGTCGGCACCGACGAGGATGGCGAGCGGTGCCGCATCGCCCAGTGCTTCGCGCAGCTGCACGAGCGTGTCGATAGTGTACGAAGGCCCGGCGCGGCGCAGTTCGCGGTCATCGACATGCAGGCCGGACTGGTCGGCCACGGCGAGCTGGAGCATGGCGCGGCGCTGCTCGGCATCGGCCTCGGTCGGACCTTTGTGCGGCGGGTCGGCGGCCGGCATCAACCAGACATCGGCCTGCAGCCGGTCGCGGGCGCAGCGCGCCACCGCGAGATGGCCCGCGTGGACCGGATCGAAGGTGCCGCCGTACTGGATGCGCAGCGGCTCCACGGCGGGCTCAGGACGCGATGAGCGCCAGTGCGCGCGGCTCGGCCACCGCGACCAGCAGGCGTTCCAGCGCCAGCCAGGCGTCGCCGGACGCGCGGCCCTTGGCGATGCGGTCGACCTGCCCGGCCATCGCCAGGAAGCGCTGCCAGCGTGGCGCGCCGTGGCGCTTGAGTGCGCGCAGGTAGAGCGCCTGCTTGGAATCCCAGATGCGCTGCGCCTTGAATTCGGCGTTGAGGTTGCCGCCGCCGGCCTGCACCTGCGCCAGTTTTTCGGCGATCTGCAGCTCGCGCACCACCATGCCGAGCAGGGCCACGACCACCTCGCCCTCCGCGCGCAGGCCGGCCAGCACGCGCGAGACCTGCGCCGGCTGGCCGTTCAGGGCGGCATCGGTGAGGCGGAAGACATCGAAGCGGGCGGCGTCGGCGACCAGCGACTGCATGGTTTCGGCATCCAGCACCCGGCCCTCGGCCAGCAGGGCGAGCTTGTCCACTTCCTGCGCGGCGGCCAGCAGGTTGCCTTCGACACGCGCGGCCAGCTGGGCGACGGCATCGCGGTCGGCCCGCACGCCTTTCGCGCGCAGGCGGCGCTCCACCCAGTCGACCAGTTCGTGCGGTTTGACCGACCAGGCGACGGCGACATGCCCGACGCGGGCCACGGCCTCGCTCCACTTGCCGGCGTGGGCCTTGCTCCAGTCGCCGGCGACGATCAGCAGGGTCACGCCTGCGGGCGGATCGGCGCAGAAATCGGTGATGACGGTGGCACCGTCCTTGCCGGGCTTGCCGGACGGCAGCCGCACTTCGACCAGCCGCTGGCTGCTGAACAGCCCGAAGCTGCCGAAGGCGGCGGCGACCTCGCCCCAGTCGAAATCACGGCCATCGGCATCGAACACCTCGCGCTCGTCGCATCCGTTGACGCGGGCCTGCGCGCGGACGGCGTCAGCGGCTTCGAGCACCCGCAACGGTTCCTGGCCGGCGATCAGATAGACCGTGCGCAGCGGTTCCCGCGGCAGCTGGTCGGTGAGGCGCTCGGGCGTGAGTTCCACCGCGCGTCAGCGCAGGCGGGAAGAGGCGTCGATGCGCCGCAGGATGGCGGCGGCCATGTCGCGGCGCAGTTCCTTGGCCAGCAGTTCGCGTTCGCTGGCCTTGCCGCGCGAATCGGTGGCCGGGGCCACGTAGTCACGCGAGAGCTCGATCACCTGCTGCGGCACCACATCCTTGCCGTGGCCATCGCGCAGCACGAAGACGGTCGCGTAGCGCAGGCTGAATTCCTGTGCGCGACCCAGCTGGTCCAGCGAGATCGGCAAATCGCCCCAACGCTCCGACATGATCTCCAGCGTGGCCACGCCTTCCGTCGCGGTCGGGTCGGCCGGGGCGGCGGCGCCGGCGCGGGTCAGCGCCTGCGCCAGCGATTCAGCCAGCGGGCTGTACGGGTCCGGCGAGACCACGCGCACTGGGCCCAGGTCATCCGGCAGGGTGAGCGCGTTGCGCAGGTGGAAGCCGCAACCGGCGAGCATCAGGGCGAGGACGGGAATGATCAGCTTCTTCATGGCCGGAAGTCTGGACGATGCGGCGTTGGCAGGCAATGACGACGCCTGAACCGATCCGGGCTCACCCGGCCACGATGTTGACGATGCGCCCCGGCACCACGATGACCTTGCGCACCGTCTGGCCCTGCAGGAAGGCGGCCACCGCCGGCACCGCCAGCGCCGCGGCTTCGACCGCCTCGCGCGGGGCGTCCGGGGCGACATCCACCTGCCCGCGCAGCTTGCCGTTGACCTGCACGGCCAGCGTCAGCGCGTCGCGGACCAGCGCGGCGGGGTCGGCCTGCGGGAAAGCAACATCCTCCAGCACCGTCTCCGGGTGGCCGAGCACCTGCCACAGCGCGTGGCTGATGTGCGGGGTGATCGGGTTCAGCATCAACACCAGCGATTCGAAGGCCTCGTGGCGCACCGCGCGGCCCTGGTCGCCCATGTCGGTGAACTTGCCGAGGTGGTTGAGCAGTTCCATGCAGGCGGCGATGGCGGTGTTGAAGCTGTGCCGGCGGGCGTAGTCGTCGCCGACCTTCTGCAGGGTCTCGTGGACCTGTCGGCGCAGGGTCTTCTGCGCGGCGTCGAGGGCGGCAGGCACGACCTCCGGATGGTCCGGCTGGGCGGCGTGCGTGTGGACCTCGCGCCACAGCCGGCGCAGGAAACGCGCCATGCCGTCGACGCCCGCTTCGTTCCATTCCAGCGACTGGTCCGGCGGCGCGGCGAACATCGAGAACAGACGCACGGTGTCGGCGCCGTAGCGGTCGACCATGGTCTGCGGGTCGACGCCGTTGTTCTTCGACTTCGACATCTTCTCGGTGCCGCCGATCAGCACCGGCTGGCTGTCGGCCTTCAGCGTCGCGCCGGTGACATGGCCGCGCTCGTCGCGCTGCAGCTCGACATCGGCCGGGTTGATCCAGTCCTTCGAGCCATCTTCATTCGCGCGATAGAACGTGTCGGCGATGACCATGCCCTGGGTGAGCAGGCGCCTGGCCGGTTCGTCGCTGTGCACCAGTCCGGCGTCGCGCAGGAGCTTGTGATAGAAGC encodes the following:
- a CDS encoding LPS-assembly lipoprotein LptE; this translates as MKKLIIPVLALMLAGCGFHLRNALTLPDDLGPVRVVSPDPYSPLAESLAQALTRAGAAAPADPTATEGVATLEIMSERWGDLPISLDQLGRAQEFSLRYATVFVLRDGHGKDVVPQQVIELSRDYVAPATDSRGKASERELLAKELRRDMAAAILRRIDASSRLR
- a CDS encoding energy transducer TonB, which translates into the protein MVKTLPIAHAHADDAARLDPARIGGLSSAIALHLIALGLLMMPAQVPMDMTPEESRTRYEPVIRTPPPPPPPPIEVDVVKKPSITPKPHPALTPPRETVRVPVAASSSTTSVTVDEAPVIVDHGESLPPLGNEGGVVDGGEPMAGVALQYLRNPAPAYPRDALRDGLEGTVLLRVLVDEAGRPVEVSIVTGSGHRLLDRAAREQVLRHWTFVPAQRNGRPVRAIGTVPVVFRIDR
- the nadD gene encoding nicotinate-nucleotide adenylyltransferase, coding for MEPLRIQYGGTFDPVHAGHLAVARCARDRLQADVWLMPAADPPHKGPTEADAEQRRAMLQLAVADQSGLHVDDRELRRAGPSYTIDTLVQLREALGDAAPLAILVGADSFLGLPTWRCWRELTNFAHIVIAERPGSVIDPQTLPDELRDFAAPRWRSQAAALHEHPAGRLLRLKLPLRPESSSELRRRIAQGQPWRDWVAPGVAAYIEGHRLYGAR
- the rlmH gene encoding 23S rRNA (pseudouridine(1915)-N(3))-methyltransferase RlmH, which encodes MKARLIAVGERAPGWVAEGFSEYQKRLSHGLPLELVEVAPGIRGKGRDAARAMQDEGERVMAALPKGSWVVALDGRGKPWSSEQLATRLEHWRGQGRDLCFLIGGPEGHAPDVIARADETWSLGPLTLPHMLVRLVLAEQLYRAVSMLANHPYHRA
- the rsfS gene encoding ribosome silencing factor — translated: MTNQAQVIKTTAPTPPPPVDVLLKTVRDAVENLKAQDAVELDVRGKSSVCDYMVVVSGTSTRHVKSIADEVVKFAKQLDYQPLGVEGEQEAEWVLVDLGDVVVHVMLPRVREFYALERLWTVGDEPPGFETGAEDTV
- a CDS encoding SIMPL domain-containing protein — encoded protein: MLAIALATGTAMTAACAQTSTPVAPMVSSDGTLLSVSAEASSKRVPDVATISTGVVTRGADSNAAMRQNADQMAKVMAALKGAGIAERDIQTSGINLNPQYHYQQNEAPKITGYEARNTVSVKVRDLGKLGKIMDTLVAQGANELNGPSFEVDKPDEAYDEARRAALEKAQARAEMYAKTLGLKVRRIVSIDEGSGGFRPPVMYGGMRAMAADAKMETQVAPGESNLSVTLNIVFELGR
- the holA gene encoding DNA polymerase III subunit delta; this translates as MELTPERLTDQLPREPLRTVYLIAGQEPLRVLEAADAVRAQARVNGCDEREVFDADGRDFDWGEVAAAFGSFGLFSSQRLVEVRLPSGKPGKDGATVITDFCADPPAGVTLLIVAGDWSKAHAGKWSEAVARVGHVAVAWSVKPHELVDWVERRLRAKGVRADRDAVAQLAARVEGNLLAAAQEVDKLALLAEGRVLDAETMQSLVADAARFDVFRLTDAALNGQPAQVSRVLAGLRAEGEVVVALLGMVVRELQIAEKLAQVQAGGGNLNAEFKAQRIWDSKQALYLRALKRHGAPRWQRFLAMAGQVDRIAKGRASGDAWLALERLLVAVAEPRALALIAS